The following proteins come from a genomic window of Alicyclobacillus dauci:
- the rpmD gene encoding 50S ribosomal protein L30, whose product MAKKLAITLKRSPVGRPENQRKTAVALGLTKLQQTVVRSDTPVIRGMVNRISHLVEVVEQDA is encoded by the coding sequence ATGGCAAAGAAGTTAGCGATCACGCTAAAGCGCAGCCCAGTTGGCCGCCCCGAGAATCAACGCAAGACAGCGGTGGCACTTGGACTGACTAAGTTACAACAAACGGTTGTTCGCAGTGACACACCTGTCATTCGCGGGATGGTCAACCGTATTTCACACTTGGTGGAAGTCGTCGAACAAGACGCTTAA
- the rplO gene encoding 50S ribosomal protein L15, which yields MQLHELKAQPGARHTRKRVGRGTSSGMGKTSTRGHKGQWARSGGGVRPGFEGGQTPLFRRLPKRGFNNKRFAKQFATVNVEALNALEAGTVVTPELLLEQRIIREPLDGLKVLGTGDIQVKLTVKAHAFSTTAKEKIEAAGGSVEVI from the coding sequence ATGCAGTTACATGAACTGAAGGCACAGCCTGGTGCGCGTCACACTCGTAAGCGTGTCGGACGCGGTACCAGTTCTGGCATGGGTAAGACGTCGACGCGCGGTCACAAAGGTCAATGGGCTCGGTCCGGCGGCGGTGTTCGTCCTGGCTTTGAAGGTGGTCAAACACCTCTCTTTCGTCGCTTGCCAAAGCGTGGCTTCAACAACAAGCGTTTTGCGAAGCAGTTCGCAACTGTGAATGTGGAAGCACTGAACGCACTTGAGGCGGGTACCGTAGTAACGCCAGAGCTCTTGCTCGAGCAACGTATCATCCGCGAACCACTGGACGGTTTGAAGGTTCTCGGTACGGGTGACATTCAAGTCAAATTGACGGTTAAAGCGCACGCTTTTTCCACGACCGCGAAGGAAAAGATTGAAGCCGCGGGCGGATCCGTTGAGGTGATTTAA
- the secY gene encoding preprotein translocase subunit SecY, with translation MLQATLNLWRLKHLRNRILFTLMVIAVYRIGTFIPVPGMNVNALNSGQGNNALFSLLNMFSGGAFYRFSIFAMSVTPYITASIIVQLLQSGVIPRFEEWQKEGESGRQRLTQITRYLTVGLGLVQAVGFTYMFHRSNLLLVNDWWSYIVIVLTLTTGDTLLMWFGEMITEKGVGNGISILIFVGILSRFSGLGQDVYTKWFMGQSNHLFLSILKVLLLLAGIVVVFALIVYVQQAERKVPIQYAKRVVGRTVYSGQQSYIPIKVIAAGVIPVIFAVSLLILPYTIASYFQTHSWAAFILRYLSPNTGWYMALEVVLIIAFSFFYTHVQLNPQQMAEQLQKHAGFIPGVRPGYDTELYIVKVINRVTVFGSVFLGVISILPYLLLNGIGLTSFQLGGTSLIILVGVAMQTMQQMEGQLLQRQYRGFIR, from the coding sequence GTGTTGCAGGCCACCTTGAACCTGTGGCGTTTGAAACACCTTCGCAATCGGATTCTGTTTACATTGATGGTAATTGCCGTGTATCGGATTGGGACGTTCATTCCGGTGCCCGGCATGAACGTCAATGCGCTGAATTCAGGGCAAGGAAACAACGCGCTGTTCAGCCTGTTAAACATGTTTTCTGGTGGGGCGTTTTACCGCTTCTCCATCTTTGCCATGAGTGTGACGCCATATATTACGGCGTCCATTATTGTGCAATTGCTGCAATCCGGTGTCATCCCGCGTTTCGAAGAATGGCAAAAGGAAGGCGAATCGGGGCGGCAACGCTTAACACAGATCACTCGCTATTTGACAGTGGGTCTGGGACTTGTGCAAGCAGTGGGGTTCACGTACATGTTCCACCGCAGTAATCTCTTGTTGGTGAACGACTGGTGGTCGTATATCGTCATCGTTCTGACGTTGACGACGGGTGATACACTACTTATGTGGTTCGGCGAAATGATTACCGAAAAGGGTGTCGGCAACGGCATCTCGATTCTCATCTTCGTCGGTATCCTTTCGAGGTTTTCGGGCCTTGGGCAAGATGTTTACACGAAGTGGTTCATGGGACAATCAAACCACCTGTTCCTCAGTATCCTCAAGGTTCTGCTGTTGCTGGCTGGGATTGTCGTCGTCTTCGCCTTGATTGTCTACGTACAGCAGGCAGAACGAAAGGTCCCCATTCAATATGCGAAACGTGTTGTCGGTCGCACCGTATATAGCGGCCAGCAGAGCTATATTCCAATTAAGGTGATTGCAGCTGGCGTGATTCCGGTGATTTTTGCAGTGTCGCTGTTGATTCTGCCATACACCATCGCGTCGTACTTCCAGACACATTCGTGGGCGGCGTTCATCCTTCGGTACCTCAGTCCGAATACAGGCTGGTACATGGCACTTGAAGTGGTGCTCATCATCGCCTTCTCGTTTTTCTATACGCATGTGCAACTCAATCCGCAGCAAATGGCGGAGCAGCTTCAAAAGCATGCCGGGTTCATCCCGGGCGTACGCCCCGGCTACGACACGGAACTGTACATTGTGAAGGTCATCAATCGCGTGACAGTGTTCGGATCGGTCTTTCTGGGGGTCATCTCTATATTGCCGTACCTTCTGCTAAATGGCATCGGCCTCACATCGTTCCAGCTTGGCGGCACGTCGCTGATCATCCTGGTTGGCGTTGCGATGCAGACCATGCAGCAGATGGAAGGTCAGTTATTACAACGGCAGTATCGAGGATTCATTCGATAA
- a CDS encoding adenylate kinase: MQVILVGLPGAGKGTQAERIQSDFGIPHISTGDMFRRAVASGGELGKQVQSYLDSGRLVPDEITIAVVRERLKAEDAQRGFLLDGFPRTLEQAGALDAMLNELHRPLDAVLYIHVHENVLLARLTGRRICRSCGATYHTVFQPPQVEGVCDKCGGELYQRPDDTEAAVKTRLEQYQQTAPLIDYYKERGVLYQVEGEQPIDKVHADVKAVLQPFVR; the protein is encoded by the coding sequence GTGCAAGTGATACTCGTTGGCCTTCCCGGTGCAGGGAAGGGCACCCAAGCCGAACGAATTCAGTCGGATTTCGGTATCCCGCACATTTCGACCGGAGACATGTTCCGGCGCGCTGTAGCATCTGGAGGCGAACTCGGCAAGCAAGTGCAGTCCTACTTGGACAGTGGTCGACTTGTTCCAGACGAGATCACCATTGCGGTGGTGCGGGAACGCCTCAAGGCAGAGGATGCACAGCGTGGGTTCTTGTTAGATGGATTTCCTCGGACCCTCGAACAAGCAGGAGCACTGGACGCGATGCTGAATGAGCTTCATCGGCCACTTGATGCAGTGCTGTACATTCACGTGCATGAGAATGTTCTTCTCGCGAGACTCACGGGACGACGCATCTGTCGATCCTGTGGAGCAACTTATCACACAGTATTTCAGCCGCCCCAAGTGGAGGGTGTCTGTGATAAGTGTGGAGGGGAACTCTACCAACGCCCGGATGACACGGAAGCGGCGGTCAAGACCAGACTTGAGCAATATCAGCAAACGGCCCCTCTGATTGATTACTACAAGGAGCGCGGCGTGCTTTATCAAGTCGAGGGCGAACAGCCCATTGATAAGGTTCACGCTGACGTGAAGGCCGTTTTACAGCCTTTTGTGAGGTGA
- a CDS encoding KOW domain-containing RNA-binding protein has product MSVPRDLPPVGSVVEVIQGRDAGLVAVVVGHADERFLFIADGSMRRSDKPKKKNISHVRKMAYVAQDVAEKIKLDGRVNNAQLRYAIRKFVEERLVVAQESAEGGAVSG; this is encoded by the coding sequence ATGAGCGTACCCCGAGACTTACCCCCTGTAGGTAGCGTCGTTGAGGTGATTCAAGGCCGCGACGCCGGACTTGTAGCGGTGGTGGTTGGGCATGCGGATGAGCGATTTCTTTTCATTGCGGACGGATCGATGCGTCGATCCGATAAGCCGAAGAAGAAGAACATATCGCATGTTCGCAAGATGGCGTATGTCGCGCAGGACGTTGCTGAGAAAATCAAACTGGACGGACGAGTGAACAATGCACAGTTGCGATACGCAATCCGTAAGTTCGTGGAAGAACGGTTGGTAGTAGCACAAGAGAGTGCAGAAGGAGGCGCGGTGAGTGGCTAA
- the infA gene encoding translation initiation factor IF-1, producing the protein MAKDDVIEVEGKVIEPLPNAMFRVELENGHKILAHVSGKIRMHYIKILPGDRVTVELSPYDLTRGRITYRYK; encoded by the coding sequence GTGGCTAAAGACGATGTGATCGAAGTCGAAGGCAAAGTCATTGAGCCTTTGCCAAACGCGATGTTTCGTGTCGAGCTTGAAAACGGACATAAGATTTTGGCGCATGTGTCCGGCAAGATTCGGATGCACTACATCAAAATCTTGCCTGGTGATAGAGTAACGGTCGAATTGTCACCGTATGATTTGACACGTGGAAGGATTACCT